DNA sequence from the Rattus rattus isolate New Zealand chromosome 2, Rrattus_CSIRO_v1, whole genome shotgun sequence genome:
atgactGCACTTAGAAGCATCTAAATTGATCCACTTGACTGTCCatgggctgtgcagaactggacCTGTCTCTTACTGGCTAGGGCATTCTAGAGAGCTGGCTCACCTCTGACAGGTGATAACACTAGGAAGAACAGGCCCTGTGACTTACCTAGGAATAAAAATTAAGCTGGCCCTGATGGCTAGCTATGGAGATAAGAGCtcagaaaactgattctcctaTTTTCTTCTGGTGAGGTGGCCTGGGCGTGAAGATGATGCTGTACCCTATTCCCCATTTTGCCACCTGTGGTAATTGGGAGGGCAGTCTCTGAGGGCATGAGAGCCTAAGAGCTAGCCCTGGCCCCTCACTGACTGTAGCACTTAGGATAGTGGGCCTTATGTGCTGTGCATCACAATGGAGGTGGCTTTGAGAGTAAAGCAGAAATGAACCAGCTTTTGGTGAACAAAACAGGTGAGATGGCCTATCCATTAGAGGCTACAGCACTTGGGAAAATAGGCCCTGTGACTTGACTGGGAAGCACACTGGAGCTTCCTcttaatgtgtgcatgtggagataaAATGGTCCTAAGGACATGACAGTAGGGTAGCTGAACATTGTCTCTCTCTGATGGCAGCATAGAGTGACCTTGCTCAAGCAGTGATAGAGAGCTTGCTCttgtggagaagaaaggaagaggcagcTGGCTGATCACATCAGGTATCAGCCAGACACAGATCAAAGGCGGTGAGTTCAACCATCGCTAAATCTATATCATCTGGGAATGATTAGGAAATTGACAATCCTGCTGATTCAAAGCTGCAGGAGATCCATGGTACAGGttaataacaggaaaacacaaaggagTCTTAAGGCAAAtacaatattgatggtgtcacagaagttgtgtgtgtgtgtattgtgcttATGAGTTATTTTGGGGTTATTTGAAAGAGTGAAGACCAGGTTTGAGGTGATATGGAGATGAGTGGGTCTGGGGTGAATACTGTGAAatgtacaaagaatcaaaatcttttaaaaaaggaacttcTTGAAACTGAGGTGTTTTGCATACCAAGGACAAAAATCATTAAAAGTGGCAGCCAAGAGTCTgttaaaatctttattattatttttattggatagtttatgtatttacatttcaaatgttatcccttttcccagttcccccctctcccaaccctcttcccctgcttccatgaggatgctgcccctcccacccacctactcccacctcaacactgtggaaaagaaccttcacaggaccatgggcttcttctcccattaatgccagacaatgaaatcctctgctaaatatgcagttggAAGCATGTGTCCCcacatgtgtactccttggttaaTAATGTGAACTCCCTAGGAGCCCtggtgtttctgtttggttggtatttttgttcttcctgtggggttgcaaacctcttcagttccttcagtcctttctctaactattcCATCAGAGTCCCCATTCTGAAtgtgatggttagctgcaagcatgttaatctgtatcagtaagtctctggcaAAACcattatggaaaatatttttaacaactcCACATCAAATAGAAGGctattattcaaaatatataaagaactccagaaactagatatttagaaaacaaataaaccaggtAAAACTGTTTACTTCTAAACAGGAAATCTTCAaaggaagaaactcaaatggctgagaaatatgtaaataaatatccagtaTACTTCATtattaggaaaatacaaataaaatctgtTGTTATTCGATATGCAAATGTGTAGTTACTATGGAAATCTGTTTAGCATTTTTCTTAGGAAAATGGGGGCCAATTTATGTCAAGATAGAGCTATACTGTTCTGGGATGGATAGCTGGGTTTCACTTTACCCTACCACAGAGACAAATTTTCAAACATGCTTATTGctgtcatatttaaaatattcagaaatttcAAACAATTTAGACATTTTCTATTGgagaatggattaagaaaatatggcacatatacacattcactttttaaaaaatgactcatAGCAATGAGAGTGGGGGTGTCTCTATGTCTTTAtctctatgtctttttcttgctTGTAGAACACTTTTCCTCTCATTGGGTTTGCATTTTCTCGCCTTAATGTGAGGATACATGTCTAGTCTAATTGCATCCCAAATGGAAGAATTAGGTGGTGTCGAGAGATGAAGGGGATGAGTAATGGAATGTAGGAAGACACAGCTCATGACAAGGGCTTTTTGCATTAGGTTTCATTACAGAAATCTAGTGAAGTAGAAGTTTCTTAAAATATGAATACATGTAAAGTCAATCCACAGGAAATTGCAAAATAATGCTCGAGTCAGAGTCCCAGCTGCCCATCATCAAATAAAGCTTTTAATACCAGGATGGGTTACTTTAAATTGTATTGATTGATAAAAGGGGCTCCCACAGTGATCCCTAAAATGACTCATGCAATGCCATATCTATGGATTGTTTTCCAAACACTGACAGTAAGTCCCCATTGCTGAAAACAAACCTACACTTCTCCATTTAACAAGGAGATGTCTAGCTGGTGCCTACAGTGTGCCCTAACTCCTGCATTTAATGTATTTTCCACATAATGGAACTTTGCACACTACTGAAGcagaaatttaaacataaatcGAGAAATAAACTCTCTGACCTAAACTGGTGTCCTGCTTCAAGATACACTAGTGCAATGGGGACACAAAGTTTGTGGGAGTAaacaaccaatgtctgatttaacTTAAAGTTATACCATGAGACAAAGTCCATACTCACCACTTCTGTGATGAAACTAAGACTTGATAGCCCCAGGATATAGGGCAATAACACATACTACccttctaaaattttaaattaaattaaatttaaaaacttagcAATATTATGGCTATTGATAATTCAATATTAATGATAATTCAATCCAGTCATAAATTATTGCCTTGTTCAGACATCATCACAGAAACTTTCTCTTGCAGTTgatgagaacaaatacaaagaccTATAGACAAATATTATTCAAAGATTGACAGATCTTGGAATAATCATCTCTAAATGACGGGAGGCCTATATCAAATCTTTCTCATCTGAGATCAGTAAGCATAGTGCACGAGGAAGCAGAAGTAATATTTGAGCCAGAGATGATTGAAAACGTTAAGAATACAAAGTTTTCTATACATATAGTAATTCCTAGAGATGTATACAGCATTAATGGAGATACATAGATCTAACCAGATGGAGTCCTAAAGGTGAAATTAGAAGTGAACCCATGCCctatttttaacccagaaaaaaatctctaattGATAAGCACTTTTAAAGTGTATATATACTTTCTTCCAAGGGAAACTCACTGGGTATATAAATTACAAAGAAGTATAGGCTGTATGCCCAGCAGCAGATGgccaagagaaaacaaattcaagGATAACATTAAAGGTTCTTGCCACATAATTTGTTGTCAAAGTTTCTTCTTGCCTTTAAtattaatgtttttctaaaaatttttattgtgtatgtatgggaTAAAATAGGTGGGAATATaaggatgggaggagaggtgaggaggaaggaATTAGTatgagtagagggaggggaaattataAGCACTATATATAATGTGAAAAATATCTATCCATTAAATGGTTTAAAAtgctttgatgtgtgtgtatgtgtgtgtgtgtgtgtgtgcatgtttccgtgtccataatttttctttattttattcaactATAAACATATCTAAATATTACTTTCTTCACAGCCTCCTTTATCTGTTTGTTTCTAAAACTATAGATGATAGGATTTAAGAATGGAGGAACAATGgtataaaatacagaaagaatcaTATCCTCAACTATTTCTGAGGTTGATTGAGGTCTTAGATATACATAGGCACCAGAACTAAGAAACACAGACACCACAATAATGTGAGGGACACAAGTGGAAAAGGCTTTCCCTCGATCTCCTTTGACAGGAACCTTCAACACAGCTGATATTATGCGAACATATGATACAGCAATGAAGGTAAAGCAACTACCACTGAGCCCAATGGCAGTCAGAAGAAGTAAGAGTTTGTTGTTAAAGGTGTCAGAGCAAGAAAGCCTCAACAAAGAGGGGATATCACAGAAGAACTGAGGGACTACATTAGAATGACAGAAGGACAACTGGAAAGTTTTTAAAGTGTGCACACTTGCAATGACAAGAGAGCTAAGTAGGGTAGTCAGTGTCATCTGAACACAGAACTGGTGATTCATGATCACAGGGTAGAGGAGAggcttgcagatggccacatagcggtcctGGGCCATGATGGTAAGAAACAGAATCTCTATACATGCACAAAAGAGGACCAAAAAGATTTGTGCGGCACAtccaaaaacagaaatatttctatGGTCTGTGAGAGAGTTGATACATGCAGTGGGCATAGTAACAGAAACATAGCCCATGTCTAGGATGGACAGAtttctgaggaagaagtacatgggtgtaTTCAGGGTCTGGTCAATTGTAGTagcaatgatgatgataaaattcCCTAACAGGCTTCCCAGGTACACCAGTAGGAACAGTACACTGAGTAGAAGCCTGAACTCCCAAGTCTCAGCAAAAACCTCCAGGAGAAACCCAGCCACCAGGGTAGAATTCACCATGGTATCACAATAGAGGTTTATCTGAAAGAGAAAAGCCACAACTGAGAACAATGTATATTAATTGTTAGATCACCAGCATTTCTCTTGaaactgttgtttttcttttctaaaactgGCCTTTATGTGTGAAAAATCAAGTATTTTTTCTTAGgattgcatatatttttattatgctaaattttttaatacacatatatgtggcTGTCTGTTAAATTGTATGGTATGATGATAAACACTTAGAATTAATTTCAATAATAAGAGTTTTCTCATGAATACTATtatcataataaatattaaattgttTAATATAAAGTTATATAATATGGTAAGTTTCTCTTCTAGATAAATTTCCCGCATCAATTTGAAATACCCAGATACATTtaacatgtgaaatatatatttaaaactgttcatgtatttattaaaacataagTATATCTATatgaaatgcttttattttgtatctttatgTATATCCATATGAAAAAGGGTGGGGGAAAGGAGTGAATATGAGAGACATGAACATAAAAGATCAGAAAGAGAAATACAGGAGATCAAGATAGACATAAGTGttttagactttcaaagaaggaCATTTGCCTGGAAACATAGGCAAGTTTAACTTCAGACTCTTGAGGCAGATTATTTTCTATTGGGAGAAACCTTGGGTTTTCAACAAAATCTCTCATATTATATGTAGACGATGTTTTCAATCTCTTAAAACCAATCATTTAGGTATATGAATAGTATATTCATACTTATCCACAATAACTCCTGAAATATTGCTCTGATAGCTGAATCCTGGAGAAAAAACAACTTTGTATATAAAGCTAAACATGGTACAATTCATGATAGCTTTTATGTTCTTACCAGTCTGACTCAAGTATAGCTGACGTCAAAGTACACTATGGATCCCACACTATGTCTTTCTAGTAGTGATGAACTGTCTAGTTCCCTTAGTAATACATGGAATAAAAATACTAAGTTCTAAAA
Encoded proteins:
- the LOC116894242 gene encoding olfactory receptor 14C36-like; the encoded protein is MVNSTLVAGFLLEVFAETWEFRLLLSVLFLLVYLGSLLGNFIIIIATTIDQTLNTPMYFFLRNLSILDMGYVSVTMPTACINSLTDHRNISVFGCAAQIFLVLFCACIEILFLTIMAQDRYVAICKPLLYPVIMNHQFCVQMTLTTLLSSLVIASVHTLKTFQLSFCHSNVVPQFFCDIPSLLRLSCSDTFNNKLLLLLTAIGLSGSCFTFIAVSYVRIISAVLKVPVKGDRGKAFSTCVPHIIVVSVFLSSGAYVYLRPQSTSEIVEDMILSVFYTIVPPFLNPIIYSFRNKQIKEAVKKVIFRYVYS